One region of Motacilla alba alba isolate MOTALB_02 chromosome 24, Motacilla_alba_V1.0_pri, whole genome shotgun sequence genomic DNA includes:
- the PUS3 gene encoding tRNA pseudouridine(38/39) synthase has protein sequence MSEESTATDHEQLLRRVQELEVEVKRLQEKLQENKEGAGRREAPPAPGKARKRQQRPFDFSAHSRRHVALRIAYLGWGYQGFASQENTPNTIEEKLFEALKKTRLVDDRQTSNYHRCGRTDKGVSAFGQVISLDLRSSLPEGQQLNGHGGEGQQEELRYTHILNRVLPPDIRVLAWAPVGPEFSARFSCLSRTYRYFFPCAQLDVALMDSAAQRYVGTHDFRNLCKMDVANGVLNFQRTILSTRVTWVDRGGEARPRDPFRLCQFEVTGQAFLYHQVRCMMAVLFLIGQGMESPDVIDELLDVEKNPRKPQYSMAVEFPLVLYDCEFPDLQWLYDPEVQGFNVTHLQQLWASHAVKTHVLRDMLAGLDAAPVATRKGPESSLVPWGELQPPLHSQISGFVEGVQARTYKPLLARPRCEGLEARIEHFVRRGRIEPPPGPGLPGDWAGEPPEGKRGSSGAPEQLPKRICMDTE, from the exons ATGTCTGAGGAGAGCACAGCTACTGACCACgagcagctcctgaggagggtgcaggagctggaagtggAGGTGAAGCGGCTGCAGGAGAAGCTCCAGGAGAACAAGGAGggtgctgggaggagagaggctcctccagcccctgggaaaGCCAGGAAACGCCAACAACGGCCCTTTGATTTCAGTGCCCACAGCCGCAGACACGTGGCACTGCGCATCGCCTACCTGGGATGGGGCTACCAGGGCTTTGCCAGCCAGGAGAACACCCCCAACACCATCGAGGAGAAGCTCTTTGAAGCCCTGAAGAAGACGCGGCTGGTGGACGACAGACAGACGTCCAACTACCACCGCTGCGGGCGCACGGACAAGGGTGTCAGCGCCTTCGGGCAG GTGATCTCCCTGGATCTTCGCTCCAGCCTGCCGGAGGGGCAGCAGCTCAACGGCCACGGGggtgaggggcagcaggaggagctccGCTACACCCACATCCTAAACAGGGTGCTGCCGCCCGACATCCGGGTGCTGGCCTGGGCCCCCGTGGGGCCAGAGTTCAGCGCCCGCTTCAGCTGCCTGAGCCGGACCTACCGGTACTTCTTCCCCTGCGCCCAGCTGGACGTGGCCCTCATGGACAGCGCGGCCCAGCGCTACGTGGGCACCCACGACTTCCGCAACCTCTGCAAGATGGACGTGGCCAACGGGGTGCTCAACTTCCAGAGGACGATCCTCAGCACCAGAGTGACATGGGTGGacaggggaggagaagccagGCCACGGGATCCCTTCCGGCTGTGCCAGTTTGAGGTGACAGGACAGGCATTCCTGTACCACCAAGTCCGCTGCATGATGGCCGTGCTCTTCCTCATTGGCCAGGGCATGGAGAGCCCGGATGTCATCGATGAGCTGCTGGACGTGGAGAAGAACCCCCGGAAACCACAGTACAG CATGGCGGTTGAGTTCCCCCTGGTCCTGTATGACTGCGAGTTCCCAGACCTACAGTGGCTCTACGACCCAGAGGTGCAGGGCTTCAACGTGACACacttgcagcagctctgggccagCCACGCCGTCAAAACCCACGTGCTCCGGGACATGTTGGCAGGGCTGGATGCTGCTCCCGTGGCCACCAGAAAAG gtccagagagcagcctggtGCCCTGGGgtgagctgcagcccccacTCCACAGCCAGATCAGCGGCTTCGTGGAAGGGGTCCAAGCCCGCACCTACAAGCCGCTGCTGGCCCGGCCCAGATGCGAGGGGCTGGAGGCCCGCATCGAGCACTTCGTGCGGAGGGGCCGCATCGAGccgcccccggggccggggctgccgggggaCTGGGCCGGGGAGCCCCCCGAGGGCAAGCGGGGCAGCAGTGGAGCCCCCGAGCAGCTGCCCAAGAGGATCTGTATGGACACCGAGTGA
- the RPUSD4 gene encoding mitochondrial RNA pseudouridine synthase RPUSD4, whose protein sequence is MAAGGGAARRCWRSGAGLARAVRGVCGSGRATAALRAEEMAERLRKSEEQQREIPKDPTQRWLRELAAMSQQLQKVHPNVLAKILKQRTLYQNEEIVVIDKPYGLPVHGGPGIKNCIADVLPILAKMLENMKAEPLHLCHRLDKETTGVMVLARSKEAAEKIRLLFKTRQVEKIYWAIVLGDPDPVEGVVEIPIVEKEVQSHQSHYKMTLAPNYRLCAEDGKVVKARGNRHAERAVTRYRRLAAASACSLLELQPITGVKHQIRVHLAYGLGCPILGDHKYSHWSKLAPQKLPELTLRRLKLEQSKARHLPLHLHAHRLGLPLGQPLDFVCKLPLFFQKTLRKLELDIPKD, encoded by the exons atggcggcgggcggcggcgcggcgaGGCGCTGTTggcggagcggcgcggggctGGCCCGGGCGGTGCGTGGAGTCTGCGGGAGCGGACGGGCGACGGCGGCTCTGCGGGCGGAGGAGATGGCGGAGCGTCTGCGGAAGAGCGAGGAGCAACAGCGAGAG ATCCCCAAGGACCCGACACAGCGATGGCTCCGGGAACTTGCTGCAatgagccagcagctgcagaaggtTCACCCCAACGTCCTGGCCAAGATCCTTAAGCAGAGAACTCTCTACCAGAATGAGGAGATTGTGGTGATAGACAAACCCTACGGGCTCCCTGTGCACG GCGGCCCCGGCATCAAGAACTGCATCGCTGATGTGCTGCCCATTTTGGCCAAGATGCTGGAGAACATGAAAGCTGAGCCCCTCCACCTCTGCCACCGGTTGGACAAGGAGACCACGGGTGTGATGGTGCTGGCACGGagcaaggaggcagcagagaagaTTCGTCTGCTCTTCAAAACCCGTCAGGTGGAGAAGATCTACTG GGCAATTGTTCTGGGGGACCCAGACCCTGTTGAGGGCGTTGTGGAGATCCCCATCGTGGAAAAGGAGGTGCAGAGCCACCAGTCCCACTACAAG atGACGCTGGCTCCCAACTACCGCCTGTGTGCGGAGGATGGGAAGGTGGTGAAGGCCCGCGGGAACCGGCACGCCGAGCGCGCGGTGACGCGCTACCGCCGGCTGGCCGCCGCCTCCGCCTGCtcgctgctggagctgcagcccatcACCG GGGTGAAACATCAGATCCGGGTTCACCTGGCCTATGGCTTGGGATGCCCCATCCTGGGGGATCACAAATACTCACACTGGAGCAAACTGGCACCCCAG AAGCTTCCTGAGCTCACCCTGAGGAGGCtgaagctggagcagagcaaggcTCGGCACCTGCCCCTGCACCTGCACGCCCACCGCCTCGGCCTGCCCCTGGGCCAGCCCTTAGACTTTGTCTGCAAGCTGCCCCTCTTCTTCCAAAAAACCCTGAGGAAGCTAGAGCTGGACATCCCTAAGGACTGA
- the PANX3 gene encoding pannexin-3, with protein sequence MSLSHTAAEYMLSDALLPDPSSSRAKGLRLELPSDRLLKFVTVGLPLFLVSLAFAREFSAGSQISCFSPTNFTGKQSAYTDTACWDSLIHHGFDAEGRAITKSLWALKVFPYSLLVVAVLMYLPYLLWRYAAAPALHCDLLFIIDELDKSYNRSVRLVQHMKKVQQASAEPEQFWEEYERARRERYFEFPLLERYLTCKQHAHALVFIYILRNLLLLLFLAATCLYLVFLHLNIFFQDEFSCSIKTGLLQAEPHIPSLIPCKLVFFSVFQLISLSVGSVYILLIPVVIYNALQLCQWDKGLLSVYEMLPAFDLLSRRMLTCPLNDLNVILLFLRTNISELTSFSRLNAVSALREATANKEDIDTVIDFMTLLAGLETTKPKHQACPPEAEGSTALSNGAALEPKPGVETMGKASRDSLGSA encoded by the exons ATGTCCCTCTCGCACACGGCTGCCGAGTACATGCTCTCCGATGCTCTGCTCCCGGATCCCAGCAGTTCCCGAGCCAAGGGCTTGCGGCTGGAGCTGCCGAGCGATCGCCTGCTGAAGTTCGTCACCGTGGGGCTGCCCCTCTTCCTCGTCTCGCTGGCTTTTGCCCGGGAGTTCTCTGCTG GCTCCCAGATCAGCTGCTTCTCTCCCACCAACTTCACGGGGAAGCAGTCCGCCTACACCGACACGGCTTGCTGGGACTCCCTCATCCACCATGGCTTCGACGCCGAGGGACGTGCCATCACCAAGTCCCTCTGGGCTCTCAAG GTCTTCCCCTACTCGCTGCTGGTGGTGGCGGTGCTGATGTACCTGCCGTACCTGCTGTGGCGTTATGCTGCCGCCCCTGCCCTGCACTGTGACCTCCTCTTCATCATCGACGAGCTGGATAAATCCTACAACCGCTCCGTGCGCCTGGTGCAGCACATGAAGAAGGTCCAGCAGGCCAGTGCCGAGCCGGAGCAGTTCTGGGAGGAGTACGAGAG GGCCCGCCGGGAGAGGTATTTTGAGTTCCCGTTGCTGGAGCGGTACCTGACCTGCAAGCAGCACGCCCACGCCCTGGTGTTCATCTACATCCTGAggaacctgctgctgctcctgttcttGGCTGCCACCTGCCTTTACCTGGTCTTTCTCCACCTTAACATCTTCTTCCAGGATGAGTTCAGCTGCTCCATCAAAACGGGGTTGCTCCAGGCGGAGCCGCACATCCCGTCGCTCATCCCTTGCAAGCTGGTCTTCTTCTCCGTGTTCCAGCTCATCAGCCTCTCAGTTGGCAGTGTCTACATCCTCCTCATCCCCGTTGTCATCTACaatgccctgcagctctgccagtgggACAAGGGGCTGCTCTCTGTCTATGAGATGCTGCCTGCTTTCGACCTGCTCAGTCGCAGGATGCTCACCTGCCCCCTCAATGACCTCAACGtcatccttctcttcctccGCACCAACATCTCAGAGCTGACCTCCTTCAGCCGCCTCAATGCCGTCAGCGCCCTGAGGGAAGCCACTGCCAACAAGGAGGACATCGATACTGTCATCGACTTCATGAcactgctggctgggctggagacCACCAAGCCCAAACACCAGGCTTGCCCCCC